TTTGTTTTGGTAAGCTAGCCTCGTGAAAACCATCCTGAATCTCGAGATATCTCCGGCAGTTCTGGCTATGCGAGACTACgttaatagtaggcctattccttaaaaaaaaaaatcctgatTATTTTGTTCACTTTAAAGAGTATAGGAGACCAATAACTGAGAAAATCAACATTTATCAACCACTGCTTGAGGAGACTGAGCTCGAAGAAATAGAAGTTCCAACTGCCCAAGGAAGCTTGGTGAGCTGTCTATTGAATAAATCCAGCTGTATTTAATCATTTCAATTTGCCATGACCTTTATCTAATTTGAATAGCCTACGAATTAATCGTGTTACTAGTCGATGTGTCGAttttaatctcgtcacggcaaaaatTATTGTGTGTGGCCCTAAGACGTAATACTTATCCTATTTTGAATTTTCATTGCAAACATTTCCCAAGTAAACAACCACTGACCTTTATTATAATGTTTCCCTTGTGTCTAAATGAATAGAACAATGTGGAGCCCGTTCAGTTCGATGCGCTCCGTTCGAGGGCCGTGTGCATCGGCAAACTGAATTTTAAAAACCTCAGCCATCCAAGTACCACCATTTCGAACACTAACGGACGTGCATCGTCACCAATGCCAACATTTGAGTCCCCTGAAGATGATCCGATTGTCCTGGGGGAAGCTCTGGAATCATGGTCTGCATCGTCTGATCTAGAGTATGACACGTTCGCCAGCCACGACGTCTCTGATGGTATCTTCGGTCCGTTATCGTCCACTACCTGTACCAGCAGCCTGCCAACCCCTGAAGTATTTCGTCATGAGTGCGACAAAGGGTCTCTGAGTGTGTTGGCATGTACGTGTCAAGCAAAAACAAACTCCATCCTTACGAAAATATTGAAGATTTGTCTGAGTAATGTTATTCTTTTTGTACTTCCTCTTGATGTTTGCTACTGGTTTGGCTTGTAGTAAGGCCACTGgacttctccattgaggaggaGCTGCTGCATCCTAAAGTGAAGAACTCGACCCTGCTTGATGTCAGCAATGCTAATAATATTCACATGGAACAGCCTATCGACCTCTCCTtcatcacaggtgtgtgtgtgtgtgtgtgtgtgtgtgtgtgtgtgtgtgtgtgtgtgtgtgtgtgtgtgtgtgtgtgtgtgtgtgtgtgtgtgtgtgtggtgtgtgtgtgtgtgtgggggggggcgcggTAATTTTTGATGGGATTGGTGGATAGGTGTATTCTTTTTGGGAAATGTGTCAGTaatattcaatatttatttattcattgagtGTGACGCGCTCATCCAAAATGGCTGAATGTGCTCTAGGATACGTACAGGTAGACTGTTATGACTAAACCAAGTACCTTTGTGGCTGGACGTGAAAAACCCTTAGCAATGACACTAACCGTGGATAGGGAAAATCTGAATTGGATGTCAAAGAAAAGTGATTGAGACTGAAATGAGTAGTGAATATGAATCTTAACGCTTTAAATGGGATGCACTGTGTAGTGGGTAACTCTACTTAAAGTGAgcttacatttgtttttttgttgtgtttgtctttggaTTGAATCCATAGGAACTAAAGTTGAATCTAGGAGAGGCTGCAAACCATTTTGTTTCAGGTAGACCATGCATTTTTGGTTAgggttaaaaacaaacaaagtgtaAAATGATGTAGTCTTTTTGAAAAccgtttttgtgttttttataatGTACACTTTTCTGTGTTATGTCCATTCCTGTCGAGAATGGAAAAGATAAACCAATGTGTATATCAGGCCCTCAAATgctaatgtattatttttttaccctcATTCTAGACTGGAATTTTAAAAAGATTTCACCAAAGGTTAGGAATGCTACGCTATGCAATGCTTTTGTTAAATTGAGATTGCCATTACTTGCGTTTCATGCATTCATATTTGTAATAGTTCAGGGGCATTGTTTTGACTTCACATGTTTAACAGACCAGGCCCTCAATTGGAGCCCCTTCAGTCGAGGTCCAGCAGAAGGTACACCTCCACAGGCCTGTTTTTGATGTGACCCTGAGACCAACCGATGCCACCCA
The Gadus morhua chromosome 7, gadMor3.0, whole genome shotgun sequence DNA segment above includes these coding regions:
- the LOC115547943 gene encoding uncharacterized protein LOC115547943 isoform X2 is translated as MGRKPKQLGRPLNIKDTPINTKLIQKKNKYRRPITEKINIYQPLLEETELEEIEVPTAQGSLNNVEPVQFDALRSRAVCIGKLNFKNLSHPSTTISNTNGRASSPMPTFESPEDDPIVLGEALESWSASSDLEYDTFASHDVSDGIFGPLSSTTCTSSLPTPEVFRHECDKGSLSVLALRPLDFSIEEELLHPKVKNSTLLDVSNANNIHMEQPIDLSFITGTKVESRRGCKPFCFRLEF
- the LOC115547943 gene encoding uncharacterized protein LOC115547943 isoform X1, which gives rise to MGRKPKQLGRPLNIKDTPINTKLIQKKNKYRRPITEKINIYQPLLEETELEEIEVPTAQGSLNNVEPVQFDALRSRAVCIGKLNFKNLSHPSTTISNTNGRASSPMPTFESPEDDPIVLGEALESWSASSDLEYDTFASHDVSDGIFGPLSSTTCTSSLPTPEVFRHECDKGSLSVLALRPLDFSIEEELLHPKVKNSTLLDVSNANNIHMEQPIDLSFITDQALNWSPFSRGPAEGTPPQACF